The Planctomycetota bacterium genome contains the following window.
AGAACGACCCGGACCGTCTTCTGGCGCGCTACCGCCGGGATTTTCCGGACGGGGCGCGATGACGCCCGTCGTCCCCGACCGGTCCCATGTTCCGCGGGCTTGAATCGGTCCTGACGCAGAGCTGGGAGCGCGGCCGAAGGCCGGGCCTTCCCGGCGGCGGTATTCCAGGCCCGACCCTCTCCCCCGATCCTTCGCAAAGTTGGCGTCCGCCGTTGCGTCCGTAGGCTATACTTTTCGCGGAACAACGGGGAATTTCGGGCCGCCGAAACCGGCGAATCCGACGGCGGTCCGGCGCCGTGCGCTTTGGAAGGACCGGGGAGAGCGCCCTCATGGCCGACCGGCCGCCGGATGAGCTCCTGGCTCAGCACCTGCGCAAGGCGGGGATCGTCACCGACGCCGAGCTCCGCACGGCGATGCAGGCGCAGGCGGAAAGCGCCGCCCTGGGTCGGATCCTCCCGCTCGGGGAGATCCTCGTCCAGCAGGGCGTTCTCACGCCCGTCCAACGGGAGAAGATCGAGCGTCAGCTCGGCGAGCAGCGCGACGAGGCCAAGCGGCTCGGACCCTACCGCATCTTGAAGAAACTCGGCGAAGGCGGCATGGGCGCGGTCTACCTCGCCGAGGATCCTTCCGGCCAGAAGGTCGCGCTGAAGGTTCTCCCCAAGGTCGCGGCCCAGCGGGAGGATCTCGTCCGGCGCTTCCTGCGCGAGGTGGACGCGGCCCGGAAGCTGGAGCATCCGAACATCGTGCGCGCGGGCGAGGCGGGCCAGGACAAGGGATTCCACTACTACGTCATGGAATACGTGGAGGGGGAGACGCTCGGCTCGCGCCTGAAGCGCACGGAGTTCGTCCCTCCCGACGAAGCCACCCGGCTCGTCCTCCAGATCGCCCACGGCCTCAAGTACGCCCACGGCCGGGGATTCATCCACCGGGACATCAAGCCGGACAACATCATCGTGACGAAGGAGGGGGTGGCCAAGATCCTGGACATGGGGCTTTCGAAAAACATCGAAGAAGCCCAGACCTTCCGCACCGTGACGGGGGTGTTGCTCGGCACGCCCCACTACATCGCCCCCGAGCAGGCGCAGGGCGACAAGGGCATCGACGGCCGGGCGGACATCTACTCGCTGGGGGCGACCTATTACCACCTCGTCACGGGCGAGACGCCCTTCCACGGGACGACCGCGATCGAGATCATCGGCCATCACCTCCATAAGCAGATTCCCGATCCCCGGGACATCCGGGACGGCATTCCCGAGGGGGTGGTGCACATCATCCGCAACATGATGGCCAAGAAGCCGGAAGATCGGTACCGGGACTGCGCGGAGCTCATCGCGGACCTGGAGCGCGTGCTGGAGGGCCGGAACCCCGGCAGCCGGGCGCTCGAGGCGGAGCGGTCGGCCGTGGCCTTGCCCATGGCGCGGGAGGCCCGCGAACGGTTCCGCGCCCAGCGGCGCGGACAGCGGCCCGGCACCTACCGGGCGACGACGAAATCGAAGCGACACGCGACGCCGTGGGTCGCGGGCGGCTTGGGAGCGGCGGTCGTCCTCGTCATCGTGCTGGCGGTCGCCGCGGGAGGGACCCGATCGAAACTTCCGGAGCCCGCGCGGACGGCGGCCAACGAGCCGCGCGCCGAGGTTCCCAGGCCGCGCGAGCCCGAGCCTCTCCCGCGAACCCGGACGCCTCAAGAGCGTCGGGAAGAGGAGGCGGAGCGGAAATACGCGGAGATCGAGGCGGCCCAGGGCCGGTTCGCCGAGGATGAAATCCGCCGACGCTTCCAGGAATTCGCCAGGGAATACGGCGACACCGCGCGCGGCGGGACGGTCGCCCGCCGGCTCAAGGAGACGGAGCCTGCGCGGAGCAAGCCGGCGGAACCCGCGGTCGCCGAGGCGCCCAAACCGGAGGTCCCCAAGCCCCCCGAACCGGCGCCGCCTCCGCCCGTGGCGAAACCGCCCGAGCCTGCCTCCGTGCCACCCATCTTGAAGCCTCCGCCGACGCCCCCCTCCGCGCCCGCGGGGATTGCCGCTTCGGAGGGCAAGCCCAGGCGCCCGGCGGTACCCGACCCCGCCCGGCAGCGGGAGGCGGACGCCAAAGCCCGGGAGACGTTCGCCCTCGACAAGGCCAAGACGGCCAAGGAGAAGGCGGAAGTGGCGCGGACGCTGCTGGCGACCGCGTCCACGTCCGGGGCGAAGGAGGCGGAGCTCTACGTGCTTCTGCGGCTGGCGAGGGCGCTGGCGGCCTCGGGGCTGGACGTCCGGACGGCGCTCGAGGCGATCGACGCCTTGGCGGCGGCGTTCGACGTGGACGCGACAGTCGAAAAGATCGATCTCTTCACGAAGGCGACGCCGAAGGGGGCGGAGGCGGCGGAGTGGGCGGAGGCGGCGCTCGACGAGGCCGAGAAAGCCCTGGAGGCGGACAACTACGAGGCGGCGGTGAAGCTGGCGGCCCGGGCGGAAGCGCTGGCGCGGGCCTCGACCGACAAAGAGCTCCAGGAGGTCGCCAAAGAGCGCGCCAGGGAACTGGCGAACCTCAAGCGCCTGGCGGACGGTCTCAAGAGCCACGTCCAGACGCTCGAGACGAAGCCCGACGATGCGGTGGCGAACGCGGCGGTCGGGAAGTTCGTCTGTCTCGTGAAGGGGGAGTGGGCGCGGGGGCTGCCGATGATGGCGAAAGGCTCGGACGCGGCGCTCAAGGCGCTGGCGGAACGGGAGCTGGCGAATCCAGCGGACGCCGAGGAGCAGGCGGCGCTGGGGCGGGCGTGGAAGACGCAGGCGGAGAAGGAGACGCCGACCTACAAGGCCGCGGCGCGGGAACGGGCCAGGGAATGGCTGGAACGGGCGATCCCGGGACTGACGGGGCTCAAGAAGGTCGCCGCCCAGAGGGACCTCGATTCGCTCGGCGCGAGTGCGGCCCCCAAGAGCCGCCAGTACCTCGATTTGGGAGGCGGCGTACGAATGGAGCTGGTGTACCTCCGCCCAGGCACCTTCACCATGGGTGGAACGCTGGCACCCGGCCACGACTGGCAGGCCGACGAGCGGCCGGAGCACAAGGTGACGATCACGCGGGCATACCATCTCGGAAAGTACGAGGTGACACGAGGGCAATTCGCCGCATTCGTCAAGGCGACGGGTTACAAAACGGATGCGGAGAAGGAGGGGAAGGCGTGGGGCCGAACCGCCGAAGCGCACTGGCAGGAGATCGCGGGAAACAACTGGCGGACGCCGGCGACGTTCACGCAAACGGACGACCATCCGGTGGTGTGCGTGAGCTGGAACGACGCCAGGGCGTTCTGCGACTGGGCGACGAAGAGGACAGGCCGAACGGTGAGGCTTCCGACGGAGGCGGAGTGGGAGTACGCGTGCCGCGCGGGGACGAGGACGACGTGGTCGTTCGGGGACGACGGAAGCGCGATGGGGGACTATGGCTGGTATGACAACAACTCGGGGATGCAGACGCATCCGGTGGGCAGAAAGAAGCCGAACGCGTGGGGCCTGTACGATATGCATGGGAACGTGTGGGAGTGGTGTCAGGACTGGGCGGAACCGTATGCGGCCTCGGAGGCGGTGGACCCTCTGGGCTCCACGAGCGGGGATCGCCGGGTCCTGCGCGGCGGCGCTTGGGACATCCCTCCAGCGTGTGCGCGCTCG
Protein-coding sequences here:
- a CDS encoding bifunctional serine/threonine-protein kinase/formylglycine-generating enzyme family protein, with the translated sequence MADRPPDELLAQHLRKAGIVTDAELRTAMQAQAESAALGRILPLGEILVQQGVLTPVQREKIERQLGEQRDEAKRLGPYRILKKLGEGGMGAVYLAEDPSGQKVALKVLPKVAAQREDLVRRFLREVDAARKLEHPNIVRAGEAGQDKGFHYYVMEYVEGETLGSRLKRTEFVPPDEATRLVLQIAHGLKYAHGRGFIHRDIKPDNIIVTKEGVAKILDMGLSKNIEEAQTFRTVTGVLLGTPHYIAPEQAQGDKGIDGRADIYSLGATYYHLVTGETPFHGTTAIEIIGHHLHKQIPDPRDIRDGIPEGVVHIIRNMMAKKPEDRYRDCAELIADLERVLEGRNPGSRALEAERSAVALPMAREARERFRAQRRGQRPGTYRATTKSKRHATPWVAGGLGAAVVLVIVLAVAAGGTRSKLPEPARTAANEPRAEVPRPREPEPLPRTRTPQERREEEAERKYAEIEAAQGRFAEDEIRRRFQEFAREYGDTARGGTVARRLKETEPARSKPAEPAVAEAPKPEVPKPPEPAPPPPVAKPPEPASVPPILKPPPTPPSAPAGIAASEGKPRRPAVPDPARQREADAKARETFALDKAKTAKEKAEVARTLLATASTSGAKEAELYVLLRLARALAASGLDVRTALEAIDALAAAFDVDATVEKIDLFTKATPKGAEAAEWAEAALDEAEKALEADNYEAAVKLAARAEALARASTDKELQEVAKERARELANLKRLADGLKSHVQTLETKPDDAVANAAVGKFVCLVKGEWARGLPMMAKGSDAALKALAERELANPADAEEQAALGRAWKTQAEKETPTYKAAARERAREWLERAIPGLTGLKKVAAQRDLDSLGASAAPKSRQYLDLGGGVRMELVYLRPGTFTMGGTLAPGHDWQADERPEHKVTITRAYHLGKYEVTRGQFAAFVKATGYKTDAEKEGKAWGRTAEAHWQEIAGNNWRTPATFTQTDDHPVVCVSWNDARAFCDWATKRTGRTVRLPTEAEWEYACRAGTRTTWSFGDDGSAMGDYGWYDNNSGMQTHPVGRKKPNAWGLYDMHGNVWEWCQDWAEPYAASEAVDPLGSTSGDRRVLRGGAWDIPPACARSAFRHHDLPGSSSTGVGFRVAVE